In Ignavibacteria bacterium, the sequence GCATTATAGATGTACCTTTTTTCATTGAAGGCAGAACGAACGGGTTAGTTCCGAAGAACGCTGTTTCTTCAGCAGTTCTATCGAAATTGGTAACCTTAATTCTGATCCTGCTTCCTGCTGAAAAAATATGTGAGTGAGCTGAACCGCGGAAAGTAACATCTTTCCTTGAAGGAAGGAAACCATAATTGTTATTTCTATCCTGGTAGTTCAGTCTTGTTACGAATCTCTGTGTACCGTTTGGAAATACTTCATAGATATGGAAATTGAACTGAACGAACGGTTTTGCTGTTGAAATGTAATCCATTTTAATTACCGGTGTACCGGTCATTTCAGTGTTTGCTGTGAGCGGTGTTGTTTCATAAACAACGTCATCTATCTTGAAGTTATTTGTGAAGTTTGTTCCTTTGAATTCATCGAGTACAGCCTGCTGAATAGTATAGTTATTTCTTACATCATTGCTTAACATGTCAACATCAGGCAGCCAGCAGTTATTATTTGCTGTGGTTTTAAGCTTGTTATTGCTGTTAAAGTAAAGCCTTGTTGGTGTTGAAATGCTTTTTACAAGAACTTCTGAGCTGTCATGAGCGAAGGTCCAAGCATTATTTACAACAGGAGCTTTTGTTGAAGCGTATTGATATTTATCGATAGTAAAGATATTTGTCTGCATTCCCCATAAATTCTGGAAGAAGAAATTATTGAACCAGTCCATATGCCAGATATCTTCTGTTGATGAGTGCTCGCCGCCGTGACCCTGAACTGCGCCCATGTATGATGACATAGGTGAGTTGATGAGGTGTATGTTCTGCAGCCAGCCATCAGCGTTAAAGAACTTATCCTGCCATGAAGCTTCAACTAAAAGAGGAACTGTGTTGTTATGTAAAATTGTTGTGAAGTCTCTATCTTTAGGCAGCCAGTAAGCAAGGCTATCCCAATACTGTTTATTTTCTGCATAGATCCAGTCAGACATACGGTTAACCTGTCCGTTATATCTTGCTGTATCGTTTGTATATTCAATTGTCCATAATAAAGTCATTTTAACGCAGCCGTTCTCTATCCAGCTTGATGCGAAGTTTGGAGGAGCAACTGAGTTAATGATTCCTTTTACCGGAAGTCCGCCGGGCATACAGGCTGCCATAAGCGGTAAAGCGCCGCCCTGTGAACCGCCCATAATTAATATTTTATCTCTGCCAACGCCGTTTGCAGTATCGTTTCTAACAAAGTTCACTATTTCCTGAAGGTCCTGCGCTTCTATTCTGCTTATCAGATTTGAAACACCGCCTGAGAGGCCCTGACCGCGTACGCTGAAGGTCATAGTATAATAACCATATTCAGCCTGCATGCGGCAGAATTCTGAAAGTGTGCCTTTATGATCGCCGTAGCCATGAACCATGATAACTGTGGGCCATCCGCCTGCGGGAGCCGGAGCATCGGGGATCCATTTAAGACAGTCAATTACAACGCCGTCTCTCATTGTGATGGTAAAATCGGTTTTGGTAGCTGTGTAAGGATTATCGCCCGGAGAAGCGGGTAAATAATTTGGTTTCCATGTATTAACACCGCCGGGAATAGTTATTTCCTGGGCAGTTGTTGTGTAAACTGTAACAAATAAAAAAAGAAGCCCTGATAATAAACTGATCAATTGCTTCTTGCTGAACTGGGAAGTTATAGCATTCATCTTATGTAGATTTCCTTTCTGAGGAGTTTTTTAAATTAGTTGATTTAAAAATCTTCTCTGCTACAATTTTCCCTACCGAATTAGTGATACAAATATAGCCGGCGGGCGAACCCTAAAACAATCGGTTTTGTGCAGTATAAATGAAATTACCATTTAAACCGAAAATTTAATGTATTCACTGTATCAGGGTAAACCCGAAATCTTCTAACGTATTTCCACTAGAAAGGGTTTGCAGAGTATTACTTCTTAAATTAAAAATGCCGATTATTGTTAATAAACGGCATTTTTGGGGACTTTGTTTACATTCCCAAAATGGTCCGCCTTGGCGGATTGGGAATGAGAATTATTGAAGCAAGTTTAGTAATACTACAACTCAACGAGTCAAAAACTCGTAGAGTAGTTGACCAGCTCCCAGGGAGAGTTTTTAAAATTGGATGCTGAAGCCGCCGACGGGCAGGAATTTCCATTGGTAAATTGTGCCCTGCTCGTTTTTGTATTCATTCCAGAAGTATGAATATACATTTTCTGTGTTGAATGTATTTTGAAGCTCTATATATGTCACAATGCTCATATTCTTGAAATTCCATTTTTTATCAACTCTTAAGTCAAGCCTGTTATAATCTTTATACCTGAAGCCGTTAAAGTTATTGAAGTCACTGACTCCCCTGCCAACAACGGTAGAAGCGTTAATGTCAAAAGGCGTATAGGGTCTGCCGGTAGTATAGCGGAATTTCAGCCCAACGAGCCAGTCGTTGGTTAGCTGGTAACCTGCAATAATTGTTAAATTATGCCTGTAATCAAAGGAACCGGGTTTTTCTCCGCCTTCGAGTCCTGTAACCCGGCTATCTGCAAGCGAATAATTTATCATACCGTAAAAACCGTTGCCTGTAAGCTTTTTGTGCAGGGAAAAATCAATACCGCGAGAAAAACCTTTACCTTCGCTCACTGCTTCACCGAACATCAGGTTGGGGCCGTTCTCGGTTCCACCACTTATGAGCACATAAGTGGGTATAACTGTGCTTACCGGGTAATTTTTGTAATCCTTGTAATAAGCTTCTATTGACATGCGCAGCTCAGGTGAAAAAAGGTGCTCGATACCAACTACAAAATGATTTGCCTGTATGAATTTCAGGTTTTCGTTGCGTGGGTCTGCAGTTAGCCAAATGTATTCAGGTGACTGGTAATACATACCAGTTGATGCGCTGAGAGTTGTATTTGCAAATAAGCTGTAGCTTATGCCAAACCTGGGAGATGCAGCAATATTTTTTTTAATTCCTGAAAAATAATCAACCCTGGCGCCTGCATTAAGTATTACCCTGTTACCCGGTAATTTTAGGGTATACTGGGCAAATCCGGATGCTTTGTAATAGCTATCTTTTACATTTACGTTTGTTTCAGGTATGGGGTCACCGAAAGAAGTTGTATCGGCTACATAAAATGTTTCATTTTTAAATTTTATGTAGCGGGCGCTGCCGCCAAGTATTAAATTATTGGATTTATTCAGCTGGTAAAATACCTCTGATTTAAAATTAAAATCGCTTTCGTAGGAATCATACTTGAACTTCAGCTCATCTGTCCGCAGGTCATAATTAGTATAATTAAAAAACGCAGAAGAATTCGCAAGTACGGTTTGCCAGTAACCTTTTTTGAAAAGTTTCTTCAGATTAAATCCTGCAGTAAACTGCTGCTGATCTCCTTTAGCTTTACCATACGGATTATCATCGCTTATTTCGGGTGATTCACCTTCAAAGCTGATCTTATCCAGGCCGCCTATACCAACAAAATTCAGCCTGGTATTTTTATCAATATCATACACAGCTTTCAGATTAAAATCCCAGTAATCAGGCACGGCAGCAAGTCTTATAGCGCCTTTTATAAGATTGAGGTAACTTTTCCTGACCGAAAAAATGAATGAACCTTTTTTGGTGAAAAGCGGTCCTTCAAAAATTCCGCCAAAACCAGCGGTAGAAAGATTGATATCACTCAGAAAGCTTTTACGGTAACCTTCACGGAATTTGACATCCATAACAGATGAAAGCTTATCGCCGTAGCGGGCGGAAAATCCGCCGGTAGAAAAATTAACATCATCAATGAATTTTACATTTATCATACCAATTGGCCCGCTTGATGAGCCCTGAGTAGGGAAATGGTTGACATTGGGTATTTCAATACCGTCAATCATAGTAAGGTTTTCAGCCGGTGAGCCGCCGCGTACTATAAGATCATTACGCTGATCGTTGGCAGGAGATACACCGGGCATTATCTGCAGCATTCTGGAAATATCCTCAACAGCGCCGGGTGCGCGGCGTACCTCTTCAAAATCAAGGTTATAGCTGCTGGTGCTTACATCAGTGTTCTTCTGGAAATATTTGCCTTCGACATCAATTTGTTCTGTGGTGATATTTGAAAGCAGCAATTCAATTTCAACATTTGCCGGGCGCGAAGAATTCACGACAACATCTGTATGAATAAAAGCTTCATAGCCAAGGCAGGTAACTTTAATTTCATAAGTCCCCAGCGGAATATTTATAAACTGAAAATTGCCCCTTGAATCGGTAACGGTTTTTAGATCAGTATTCAAAACCGTAACGGTTGCTTCAGGAACCGGGTTTGTTGTTTCTTTATCAGTTACTTTTCCGTTTATTATTCCTTTATCCTGAGCGAAAACCGCTGCTGTAAAAATCATCAGGAATACAATAATTCTCTTCATATAGCTTTAATATTTTTAAATTATTTATTCAGTTTCATTTTCTTTGCTGTATCTTTTATTCCCGTTAAATAAGGTGCAGGTTTCAGGTTAAATGTTTTTTCAAACTTTTCTGATGAAAAAAGATAATCACTATCGTTTTGATAAAGCATTTCGATCGATTCTCTGATATTGGAATTAAACAAACCGATAATGCGAAGCATCCATTTAGGAACATTCATGTATTTGGGCACTACACCAAATTCACGTGCTATTAATGAAATAATTTCCTTTCCCGTCAAAACATTTTTATCTGTTGGCAGGTGCCAAACCTGGTTGTATGCAGCGGGTGTATTGCCCAGGAGGGCTGTCCCTTTGGCTGCATCAGCAGCGTAAGTGAATGAATGCCTGAATTTATCGCTGATAAGCCACTGCGCTTTTTTACCTTTGGCAAAATTCTTAAACACGGTTTCAGTGATAACCGCAAGAGTATCTGCCCCGTAAAAATCAGCTGCGCGAACAATCATTGCATTAAGATTACCTGCTTTTACATCATTCATAAGCATTTCAGCAATATGTTTACGCACTTCGCCCTTTTTGCTCACCGGGTTATAAGGAGTTTCTTCGGTCATCCATCCGTTCACTTTGCCGTAGGCGTAAACATTATCAAAGAAAACAAGCTTACTTCCGGTAGCTTTGCATGCATCAATGACATTTCGCATAATAACAGGCCATTCAGCCTGCCACACTTTAGTATCATATTTTAAACCGGCTGTCAGATAAACAACATCAGATCCTTTAACGGCATCAAATACCTGCTGCCTGTTCAATAGATCTGCTTTAAAAAGCTCATCAGACGGATTTACTTTTTTGGGGTTACGGCTGACTAGCCTGATTTTACCCGTATATTTCACCAGCTCGTTAGCCAGCAATCTGCCTATTATACCAGTTGAGCCTAATATTGTATGCATATAAATTTAATTAAAATTTAAAACCTTCCTTTTGCGTTTTCATTTTTCCCTGTAGCTTCATTTAAAAACCCGGCTTTACCCAAGCCAAAGAGAGGCATATTTACATATATGTTTTCATAATTCCCCCTGGAAACCTTGTAGGTTTCATGCCACACTCCAACTACTCCGCTTTGCCTTGCCTTCAGGTTAAAGGCTTTCCATGCGGGGAAGTGTTCCATATCTTTATTCTTCGCATATGCTTCCAGATGTTCGAATGATTTCCAGTACTGCACGGATATTGTTGTCCTGCCAAACCAGCTTTGCTCGCCCATAAATCCGCTTAATGGATTTTTATACAGCTCCTTTATCATCTTAGGCATAGCCATTGCTACGGGAAACCATTTGTGTATCATAAACCAGTTGTTCACCCTCATTCCAATTAAGAAGACAACAAAATCCCCTTCTAAACTTCCGAATTTTCTTCCTTTGATTATTTGTGCCATGTTTTCAGACCTCCCCTAAATCCCCTCCTTGGTAAGGAGGGGACTTGAGGATAGTTATTTGTTATTTGTAATTAAATGTGTGTACATAAAATTCAAACTTCCGTTCACAGTATGCTCAATTACATCTTCAGGCATCATTGCGCACCTGCCGCGGATAATTAAAGCTGCCATTCCGTGCACAAAGCCCCATATACCAAATGTCACAGCATCAACATTTGGATCATTGATATATCCCTGCTCAATGCACTCTTTAACAGTATCTCTCAGGTAATCATATGAACGCTGACCAACCTCCCACTCCTGCTTTTCCGTAATTTTTTCTGCGACACCTTTTGCTATGAACATGAGGTCGTAGTAATCGCGGTTTTCCAGTGCGAATTTCATGTAAAGCCTGCCCATTTGCGCAAGCTTATCAACCGGATTATTGACGCCATCAAGAGTTTTTTGCAGCGCGTATAATTTTTCAAATCCTTCAGTATGTATAGCGTGAATTATTTCACCCTTATCTTTAAAATATGAATATATTGAACCCGGTGAGTATTCTATTTTTTCGGCAATGGCACGTATTGAAACATTATCCATACCTTTTTCAATAAAAAGCTGCATGGCAGTTTTAATTATCAGTTGACGCATTTGCAGCTTTTCACGTTCTTTTCTATCTTCTGTACCCATTTTACCCGATAAACTTCGTTTATTTATTGAACATTGTTTAATTATTGAATGCAATTTAATATATGATTTGGTAAATGTCAATCATTTATTTAAAAATATTTTCATAATTAATTATAAATCAGTGGGATATCTCTTGTAAAATTTGAAATAAATTAGACTTTAAAATTTCGAACTAAATAACAATCTTTACTATTATAAAAACTGATGTCAGAGGAAACAGAAGAAAATACAGCAATTGAGGTTCCAAGAAGTCCACTGGAAATAAAACTTGGTAATCTCCCCCCCAATCCGGGAATTTACCAGTTTAAGGATAAAAGCGGGAAGATAATATATGTAGGTAAGGCTAAGAACCTGCGCAATCGCGTTCGCTCATATTTTATGTCCAAGCCTGTTGGTCCGCGGTTAACTAAAATGATCTCTCTTATCCGCGATGTTGAAATAATAAATACCGACAGTGAAGTTGAATCTCTAATACTCGAGATGAACATGATAAAGCAGCTTAAGCCGCGGTATAATGTTAATCTTAAGGATGATAAATCTTTCCCATATATAGTAATTACCAATGAACCGTATCCGAGAGTTTTCCCCACCCGCAAAAGGCGCAATGACGGCTCGAAATATTTCGGTCCATACACCGATGTGGGTAACATGAAGTTCTCTCTAAAAATGCTTCGAGAGCTGTTTATGATAAGGACATGCAGCCTAAACATTACACAGGAAGCCATCGAAAAAAAGAAATTCAAAGTTTGCCTGGAATACCATATACATAAATGCGAGGGTCCGTGCGAAGGCCTTGTTTCGCAGGCGAAGTATAATGAAATGACCGGTGAGATTGAGAAGGTGCTGCATGGCAAAACGACATCACTTATAAAAGAGCTTGAAGCAAAAATGCGGGAAGCTGCTGCAAGCGAACGGTTTGAAGAAGCTGCGCTGATAAGGAACAGGATTGAATCGCTGACTGTATATACCGAAAAGCAGAAGATTGTATCGGAAGACTTCATGGATAAAGATATAATCAATTTTGTTAAGGAAGGTGATGATGCCTGCGCTATGATATTAAATATCCGTGACGGCAAAGTGATAGGCAAACGGCATTATTACATTGATACCGTTGAAGATAAAGAGCCCGGTGAGATACTGGAAAATGTGATATTCAGGTATTACAGTGAGAACTCATTTATACCGGATGAAATTCATTTACCAGAAGATGCCGATACCAGCGAGAACAGCATTGAAGCTTTCAGTGAGTGGTTCATTAAAAATTTTAGCAAGAAAGTTGATTTCAAGATCCCAAAACGAGGCGAAAAAGTGCAGCTGCTGGCAATGGTTAAGACAAACGCCAGATATATGCTTGATGAGCTGAAGCTTCAGCGATTAAAACGCGAGTTTATACCTAACTCCGTTACTTCGCTGAAACGTGACCTAAGGCTCACAAAGCTTCCCCGCAGGATAGAGTGTTACGATATTTCCAATATCCAGGGCACGGATACTGTTGCAAGCATGGTGGTTTTTTATGACGGCAGGCCGAAAAAAAATGATTACCGGAAGTTTAAGATTCAGAGTGCCCTGAACGAAGTGGGCAGGCCCGATGACTTTGCTTCAATGCGCGAAGTGATATTCCGCAGATTCAGGAAGCTTGCTGAGAAGAAGATAGCTGAATCACCTGAAACGCACCAGAGTAATGTGCCTGATGGCGAAGCGCCGCAGGATATGAGCTTTGACGCAATGCCTGATCTTATAGTAATAGATGGCGGAAAGGGGCAGCTTTCAAGCGCTGTTAAGGTTCTGGGTGATATCGGATTGGGTGAGCTTAATATTATCGGTCTGGCAAAAAGGCTTGAAGAAGTATTTCTGCCGGGGGCTCATGAGGCGCAATCAATACCCAAAACATCAAGCGGAATTAAGCTGCTACAGCGCGTCCGCGATGAAGCGCACAGGTTCGCAATAACTTTCCACCGCTCGTTAAGAGATAAGCGCACACTCCGCAGTGAGCTGGAAGATATCAAAGGCATTGGTAAAACCACAGCTCAAAAGCTGCTGAAAGAGTTCGGCTCAGTTGATAATATTAAAATTATGATAAAAAATGATTACGATGAGTTTGCAAAACGAGCCGGTAAAAAAGCTGCTGAGAGAATTAAGGAGTGGGTAGAGAGTCCAGAGAAATTACCTGATGAGTCTGCTTCTTAGCTCATCTTCAAGATTTCTTCGGCCATCAAGAACTGCCAACACATATACAATTTGCTTTTGAATTTTGTATATGATCCTGTAGGGCTTGAAATAAACCTGTTTTATATCCGGCTGTTCATCATAAATTTCATTTATCCGGCTGCCCCTCTCGGGATACTTCGAAAGAGAAAAGACTCTTTCTTTTATTTTTTCGATTACTTTCTCAGCATTTTCAAAACTATCATTCATTGAAATATAATAATATATTTCAAACATATCATCGATGGCTGTTTCAGTAAGCTCTATCCTGAAATCCACTATCTTTTGTAATTTCTTTGTTTCTTAAGTGTCTTAATCTTTTTGTACAATTCCTTAAATGCACGGTCAAAAGGCAGAGTTTTCCCTTCCGAAATTTCTTTTTCGGATATAGCTATGATCTTCTGAAATGTAAGCTTATCCTGCAGCCTTTGATATTCTTTAATATCCATAAGTGCAGATTTAGCTTCACCATTCTTTGTAATGATATAAGTACTTCCATTTTCAAAAGTATCTTCAATCATTTCAGAAGCATGAGATTTAAGGAAACTGATTGGTTTAATATTACTGCTGTATTTCATAATTTTATAATTAACTAGATCCAAATATAGACTAAATTCAGACCTGTTTCAAATCAATTATATATACATTTTTCACTGCTAAAAAGTTTCAATTCTATTTTTAATTATTCCCTTGACAAAATCTGAAATCATCATTAAAATTACACCAAGGAGATATACAATAAGAATATACAGGTAACACTTTTAACGGTCACGGCTTTTGCAGGCAGTCATTTATTTTTTGTTAACTTAACTATTAATTAAATTGATATGGATAACAGATTATTTGACATCACCATTAAAGATTTTACCGGCATAAACGATCTTGAAAGCTCCAAATACCTTTTGCTGAATAAATTCAAATACTGCGAAAAGGAATTTAACGAAACACGGCTCTACCCTACTTACCAAATGCTGATCAATATATACATGCAGCTTGGCGATATAATGAAAAACCATAACAGGATTTTCAATAAAGAATATACTGATGCCATTTGTGAGGAGGAAATGGATGAGAAGATGATGCTCATTAACAATGAGCTGGAAAAAAGCTTTGAGCTTATGCACTGGGCATTTGCACATTTAAACCGTGTTATGGAACAGGGCAAGGCAATATATGATTTTGTTGATGAGAGCATTAAGATAGAATCAATTGGCATATTGAGCAAACATAACACTGAAGGGTATTTTATTCTTCCGGATAACAGGGACAGGCTGCTAAGGATAATAAAGTACAGCAGGAATCTGTATAAAATTTTAAAGACCAAAGAAGTTGGCAACCGCGAAATGAAGCTGATAACAATTCCGAATGAAGTGTTGAGAAATTACATGATATCAGATGATATAATTAACCAGATAATATATATGCTGGATACTGAGCTGAATTTTTCATATCAGCAAACCATACTGCCCGTTGCGAAGCGGAAGTTTCTGGGATTTTTGGAGGGGGTTGCATAATTCATCAAGACCGAAGGCCTGATGAAAAAATTAAAAAAAGGATCAGGATTTGAGTAAGATTTTTAAAACAATTTGTAATCAAGTTCCCGATATAGTCTATTTATCTCATTTTTAAAATATTGATTGCTCTCATCTGTTAACCAACCATTATCCCACCAATTAAAATACTTAATATTTAATATTTGCCAACCTGCACGTTTCAATACTGCAATTCTATTTAAATGAGCTTCAGTATATTTTGTAGAACCATTAATAAAGTGATCTTTCCCATCAACTTCAACAGCACAAGTTTTCTTTGTGATTTTATTATATAATACAAAATCTATTCTTTTTTGACCGCAAGCATTTACCTGGTTATAGATATCAATGCCCTTTTTGTCATCAACATATTTTAATAGATATTTATATACATAATGTTCAAAATCAGATTCCATTTTTGCAACATTGAACTCCCATTTGTCATATTGAGGTTCAATATTTTCTTCTCTAACATTTAAATCTGCATCTACAATTATATCATAACCGTAATGCAAAAAGTACTTTTTAATTAAGTTAATATTTGTTGGTAAACCTGCATATATTAAATATGTATAAAACTTAGCTCTGCTTGTAGCGACATTAAACCTATTTTTATTTTCATAGAATGCCTTGCCCCATTTAGAAACAGAATCTAGACCTAGGGTTATAAACATAACATCTCTTTCGTTCCCTTGAAATTCCTCAGGAGTTGCGACAAAAATATCATGTTTCTCTTTTAAATCTTCATATTTGTTTTCTATTAATTCTCTAATTGCTGCTACTTGATGGGTCAAAAATGACAAAATCCCTATTGAATATTTCTCTTTATTTTTAAAATAGTCTTGAAATTGAATAATTTCTGGTAAGTAATGGATTCTTCTTATTTCATCTAATATTCTTGATATTTCATTAACTTCATTCCAAATTAACTTTTTAATATTATCCCTTACTCCACCTACTTTAATAGCTTTAAAACAATCCTTCTCCATATTCTCTCCATTTTGAGTCATTATCTTCCAATTACTATCATAGAATTGTTTATTAGTGAATGAAGCTAAAGGAGGTAACGATCGAAAATGTTCATCCAAACTCGTAAATGGTATATTAAAATCATTTGATTCAGAACTTACGAAATCTAATATAGATGATTCAGTAACTAATAAGTTCATACTTTTAGCACGTTCATAGCTGATTATACCGGCATGTTTAGACATAACATTCTGCCAAGTTATCTTTTCAAAGGATTTACTTACACTGAAACCAACTCCCGTTGCATTTAAATTCAATTGATTTTTATCACCAACGATACAGTATTTTTTACCTCGATAATATGCCGGTATAATTTCGGCAATATTAACTTGAGATGCTTCATCCACTATAACCAAATCGAACAATTCATTTTTCATAGGCAGAACTTTTCCTAAATCCCTTAATTCCGAACACCAAAAGGGTAAAATTTCTAATAATTGTTGATAATTTATGCTCTCCATTTTACTTTTCAAAATGTCTGCTTTTTTGAAATGAAGCATTTTTCTGAATGAACTTATATTTTCCCTTTTAAATCTGTTTTCGACACCAGTTAACTTTGCCATAATATTATATTTATAAAAATATGGCAAATATTTTCCTAAAGTCTCTTTAATCTCAATATCAAGATTGGATATGTTTTTTCTTAATTGAATAACAACTTCTCTATTTATTGCTTTTAGAGTTAATGACAATTTTGAGAATAAATTGTTCAGATGTAATAAATCTTCAGCATATAAAGGATTTTCTTTTATGCTAAACAAATCAGCGCTAAACTTATTAATAAAATGTTTAGTGAACTTTATTTTGTATAATTTTTCAATTCTATTTACAGTATCCTTTTCAATATACTTACGGAATTTATATATAGCTTTTAGATAATCCTCTAGTTTTATTTTATTTGTAGTCCAGTTAAATTCTTTAATGTTATCTACACTATAGGTTTTCTCAAAGATTCCCCTCTTATCAAGAAATTCCTTGTGTAAATTAAAGTATTCGTTTTCAAGTTTTAGAACTTCATTAATCCTTTTGTTAGCTTCTGAATATTTTTTTAATAGATCCTTTATTTTTCGTTCATATTTCTCAACAATTACGGATAGTTGTTTGAGACTACCTGTATTTTCAAATAGATTCAATCTATAACTATCTGCTTCAGCAACAATGTTGCTTAAATATTCTTTAGTATTCGTTTTATCTTCTGTACCGAGATATAAAAGTGAGTTCTTTCCAAGTATTGAATCAACCATATCTTTTACAACAGTCAAAGCTGCCTTTTTATGGGATACTAAAAGAACTTTTTTTTTGAAAAATAGTGCATTTAAAATAATCGCTGTAATTGTATATGACTTACCCGTACCTGGAGGTCCTTGAATGTATGATATCTCTGAAGTTAAGCCCTTTATAATTGCTGTTCTTTGATTTTCAGATAACGACAAAGGTATAAAATTATTTAATACTTCTAAAATTCTATTTTCATTTAATTCTGTATCATATTTTATATCAAATTTCTCAGTTGTTAATATATTCTTAAATAATCTCTCCAATAATTGATTATTTATGGGTTTTTGTTTTAAAAGACTATTTAGCGCCTCATAAGTTGAAAGCTGGTGAGGTACTTGAGACAGAAATAAGAAAGGGAATGGATAAAACTTGTTTGTAGAAATTAGTTCTTTATTTAGTCTTTTTTTATAGTCAAACTTTTCTTCTGTATATTCAATATTACTAAATTCCGATACTTTGATAGCTAACTCATTAAATATTGTATTAGGATTTTTTAAGTATTTAATAATATTACTATCAAAATTATCTGAATATAATTTATTCTCTATGACGTCTATATTATTATATTTTTCAAGAATATTATCTGGAATTAAGTAATTTTCCAACTCTTCATTTTCATCATTAATCTGTAAATCAAACATTCTTGAAATCAAATCGTGATTTAATTGAGTTGCCTCATAATCTATTTCTACGATTATTTCGTTATCTTCTTTATCTAAATTAATGAAAGTATATAATAAGGGTGCACATACATATGTTTTTCTGTTTCGACCCAATAAAATTCCATGTATTAAGCCGCTTCCGCAAAATAACTTATATTCTGAGTTACTATCTATTTGTTTA encodes:
- a CDS encoding T9SS type A sorting domain-containing protein, with protein sequence MNAITSQFSKKQLISLLSGLLFLFVTVYTTTAQEITIPGGVNTWKPNYLPASPGDNPYTATKTDFTITMRDGVVIDCLKWIPDAPAPAGGWPTVIMVHGYGDHKGTLSEFCRMQAEYGYYTMTFSVRGQGLSGGVSNLISRIEAQDLQEIVNFVRNDTANGVGRDKILIMGGSQGGALPLMAACMPGGLPVKGIINSVAPPNFASSWIENGCVKMTLLWTIEYTNDTARYNGQVNRMSDWIYAENKQYWDSLAYWLPKDRDFTTILHNNTVPLLVEASWQDKFFNADGWLQNIHLINSPMSSYMGAVQGHGGEHSSTEDIWHMDWFNNFFFQNLWGMQTNIFTIDKYQYASTKAPVVNNAWTFAHDSSEVLVKSISTPTRLYFNSNNKLKTTANNNCWLPDVDMLSNDVRNNYTIQQAVLDEFKGTNFTNNFKIDDVVYETTPLTANTEMTGTPVIKMDYISTAKPFVQFNFHIYEVFPNGTQRFVTRLNYQDRNNNYGFLPSRKDVTFRGSAHSHIFSAGSRIRIKVTNFDRTAEETAFFGTNPFVLPSMKKGTSIMLLTNKFYVDLPFVNNGSGRPNADNLFEKDNSTISSNIPEKFELKQNFPNPFNPNTVISYSVAKSENVSIKVYDILGKEVQTLVNEVKNPGSYNVMFNAQNLSSGVYFYRLTSGSFTDIKKMTLVK
- a CDS encoding TonB-dependent receptor, with the translated sequence MKRIIVFLMIFTAAVFAQDKGIINGKVTDKETTNPVPEATVTVLNTDLKTVTDSRGNFQFINIPLGTYEIKVTCLGYEAFIHTDVVVNSSRPANVEIELLLSNITTEQIDVEGKYFQKNTDVSTSSYNLDFEEVRRAPGAVEDISRMLQIMPGVSPANDQRNDLIVRGGSPAENLTMIDGIEIPNVNHFPTQGSSSGPIGMINVKFIDDVNFSTGGFSARYGDKLSSVMDVKFREGYRKSFLSDINLSTAGFGGIFEGPLFTKKGSFIFSVRKSYLNLIKGAIRLAAVPDYWDFNLKAVYDIDKNTRLNFVGIGGLDKISFEGESPEISDDNPYGKAKGDQQQFTAGFNLKKLFKKGYWQTVLANSSAFFNYTNYDLRTDELKFKYDSYESDFNFKSEVFYQLNKSNNLILGGSARYIKFKNETFYVADTTSFGDPIPETNVNVKDSYYKASGFAQYTLKLPGNRVILNAGARVDYFSGIKKNIAASPRFGISYSLFANTTLSASTGMYYQSPEYIWLTADPRNENLKFIQANHFVVGIEHLFSPELRMSIEAYYKDYKNYPVSTVIPTYVLISGGTENGPNLMFGEAVSEGKGFSRGIDFSLHKKLTGNGFYGMINYSLADSRVTGLEGGEKPGSFDYRHNLTIIAGYQLTNDWLVGLKFRYTTGRPYTPFDINASTVVGRGVSDFNNFNGFRYKDYNRLDLRVDKKWNFKNMSIVTYIELQNTFNTENVYSYFWNEYKNEQGTIYQWKFLPVGGFSIQF
- a CDS encoding NAD-dependent epimerase/dehydratase family protein produces the protein MHTILGSTGIIGRLLANELVKYTGKIRLVSRNPKKVNPSDELFKADLLNRQQVFDAVKGSDVVYLTAGLKYDTKVWQAEWPVIMRNVIDACKATGSKLVFFDNVYAYGKVNGWMTEETPYNPVSKKGEVRKHIAEMLMNDVKAGNLNAMIVRAADFYGADTLAVITETVFKNFAKGKKAQWLISDKFRHSFTYAADAAKGTALLGNTPAAYNQVWHLPTDKNVLTGKEIISLIAREFGVVPKYMNVPKWMLRIIGLFNSNIRESIEMLYQNDSDYLFSSEKFEKTFNLKPAPYLTGIKDTAKKMKLNK
- a CDS encoding DUF4188 domain-containing protein, encoding MAQIIKGRKFGSLEGDFVVFLIGMRVNNWFMIHKWFPVAMAMPKMIKELYKNPLSGFMGEQSWFGRTTISVQYWKSFEHLEAYAKNKDMEHFPAWKAFNLKARQSGVVGVWHETYKVSRGNYENIYVNMPLFGLGKAGFLNEATGKNENAKGRF
- a CDS encoding TetR/AcrR family transcriptional regulator → MGTEDRKEREKLQMRQLIIKTAMQLFIEKGMDNVSIRAIAEKIEYSPGSIYSYFKDKGEIIHAIHTEGFEKLYALQKTLDGVNNPVDKLAQMGRLYMKFALENRDYYDLMFIAKGVAEKITEKQEWEVGQRSYDYLRDTVKECIEQGYINDPNVDAVTFGIWGFVHGMAALIIRGRCAMMPEDVIEHTVNGSLNFMYTHLITNNK